The following proteins come from a genomic window of Rutidosis leptorrhynchoides isolate AG116_Rl617_1_P2 unplaced genomic scaffold, CSIRO_AGI_Rlap_v1 contig84, whole genome shotgun sequence:
- the LOC139885167 gene encoding MYB-like transcription factor ETC3, with translation MVRCGESYLNNLAGTNDKRRRKQPKKGRCSSEEVSSIEWEFINMSEQEEDLISRMYKLVGDKWELIAGRIPGRKAEEIERFWIMRHGEVFANKQKSLLRFNNN, from the exons ATGGTGAGGTGTGGAG AAAGTTACTTGAACAATTTGGCCGGAACTAATGATAAGCGTCGCCGGAAACAACCCAAAAAGGGTCGTTGTTCATCTGAAG AAGTGAGCAGTATAGAATGGGAGTTCATAAACATGTCTGAGCAAGAAGAAGATCTTATTTCCAGAATGTATAAGCTCGTTGGAGACAA GTGGGAATTGATAGCAGGCAGGATTCCAGGTAGGAAAGCAGAAGAGATAGAGAGGTTTTGGATAATGAGACATGGTGAAGTCTTTGCTAATAAACAAAAGAGCTTATtgagatttaataataattaa